The proteins below are encoded in one region of Telopea speciosissima isolate NSW1024214 ecotype Mountain lineage chromosome 10, Tspe_v1, whole genome shotgun sequence:
- the LOC122642945 gene encoding protein NRT1/ PTR FAMILY 6.4: MVSTVTHLSKNGENEVTAVDFHGNPADKSKTGGWLAAGLILGSELSERICVMGISMNLVTYLVGNLHISTSKSANIVTNFLGTLNLLALFAGFLADAKLGRYLTVAIFATITALGVTLLTLATSIPSMRPPQCSNYRIQHHQCIEANGQQLAFLYTALYTIALGAGGIKSNVSGFGSDQFDLKDSKETKAMSFFFNRFYFCISLGSLFAVTVLVYIQDNVGRGWGYGISAATMVIAVVILLGGTPVYRFKKAQGSPLAVIWGVLFLAWKKRRLNYPANPSFSLNGYLNAEVSHTQGFRCLDKAAIAEDTDLNGNANPWMVSTVTQVEEVKMVLKLIPIWSTCILFWTVYSQMTTFTVEQATFMDRKLGSFVVPSGSFSFFLFITILLFTSLNEKLFVTLARKLTHNVQGITSLQRIGIGLIFSVAAMVAAAIVEKQRREIAVHQQTMVSAFWLVPQFFLVGAGEAFAYVGQLEFFIREAPERMKSMSTGLFLATISMGFFVSSLLVSLVSKVTKETWIMNNLNKGRLENFYWTLAVLGVLNFLVFLVFAMRHQYKTQHLHNSNGEEELKGFEDTEKIESLEMKD; this comes from the exons ATG GTTTCCACGGTGACCCATCTCAGTAAAAATGGTGAAAATGAAGTAACTGCTGTAGACTTTCATGGAAATCCGGCAGACAAATCGAAAACCGGTGGATGGCTCGCTGCGGGTCTCATCTTAG GAAGTGAACTCTCAGAGAGAATATGTGTAATGGGCATTTCCATGAATTTGGTAACATACTTAGTCGGAAATTTACATATTTCCACTTCCAAATCTGCAAATATCGTCACCAATTTCTTGGGTACTCTCAATCTTCTTGCCCTTTTCGCCGGTTTCTTGGCCGACGCTAAGCTTGGTCGTTACTTGACGGTTGCAATCTTTGCTACCATTACAGCATTA GGGGTGACTCTGTTAACGTTAGCAACAAGCATTCCCAGTATGAGACCTCCACAATGCAGTAACTACAGAATCCAACACCATCAGTGCATAGAGGCCAATGGCCAGCAATTAGCTTTCCTATATACTGCACTTTACACCATAGCACTCGGCGCCGGCGGCATAAAATCAAACGTTTCAGGGTTCGGATCCGATCAATTCGATTTGAAGGATAGTAAGGAAACGAAAGCTatgagtttcttcttcaatcgcTTCTACTTCTGTATCAGCTTGGGTTCTCTGTTTGCTGTAACAGTTCTAGTGTACATACAAGATAATGTGGGGAGAGGTTGGGGTTATGGGATATCGGCGGCAACAATGGTAATCGCCGTCGTTATATTGCTCGGTGGAACTCCGGTTTACAGGTTTAAGAAGGCTCAAGGAAGCCCATTAGCTGTGATATGGGGAGTGTTGTTCTTGGcttggaagaagagaagattaaaTTACCCTGCAAATCCTAGTTTCAGCTTGAATGGGTATCTCAATGCAGAGGTTTCTCACACCCAAGGCTTCAG GTGTCTTGACAAGGCAGCAATTGCAGAAGACACAGATTTAAATGGAAATGCAAACCCTTGGATGGTCTCCACCGTGACCCAAGTTGAGGAAGTAAAGATGGTTCTGAAGTTAATCCCAATTTGGTCCACCTGCATTCTCTTCTGGACAGTTTACTCTCAGATGACTACTTTCACAGTGGAGCAAGCTACATTCATGGATCGAAAATTGGGATCCTTCGTCGTTCCCTCTggctctttctccttcttcctcttcatcactATCCTTCTCTTCACTTCCTTGAATGAGAAGTTGTTTGTTACTCTCGCTAGGAAATTGACCCACAATGTTCAAGGCATCACTAGTCTACAGAGGATTGGTATAGGACTCATCTTCTCAGTAGCTGCAATGGTGGCAGCTGCAATTGTTGAGAAACAAAGGAGGGAAATTGCTGTCCATCAACAGACCATGGTGAGTGCTTTCTGGTTAGTTCCTCAGTTTTTCCTTGTTGGGGCAGGTGAAGCTTTTGCTTATGTCGGACAACTCGAGTTTTTCATCAGAGAGGCCCCAGAAAGAATGAAGTCCATGAGCACAGGACTCTTCCTTGCCACCATTTCAATGGGATTCTTTGTTAGTAGCTTGTTAGTGTCCTTGGTAAGCAAGGTGACTAAAGAAACTTGGATTATGAACAATCTGAACAAGGGGAGGTTAGAAAACTTCTATTGGACACTTGCAGTATTGGGAGTTTTaaatttcttggtttttcttgTGTTTGCCATGAGACACCAATATAAGACTCAACATTTGCATAACTCTAATGGTGAGGAGGAGCTCAAAGGTTTTGAAGATACAGAGAAGATAGAGAGTCTTGAAATGAAGGACTGA